One Moorella sp. E308F DNA segment encodes these proteins:
- a CDS encoding FAD-dependent oxidoreductase gives MVKHFDVIVVGAGLAGSAAALTMSRSGLNVCLIERATAPGEKNVTGGVLYGKVLDDLIPDWQNKAPIERWIVKNGIGIVTSKSLTLFQFETEDFYNPPYNSCTINRANFDLWLAQQAEEAGATLVTNTLVEDLIFKDGYVKGVKTQRPDGELEADIVICADGVNSLLAQKAGLRQKDIAPHEVGIGIKEVWLLPIEKINERFGLEDNQGSAYEFIGTFLNGVHGGAFLYTNKKTLSLGIVVNLGSLQKAAVQPSMLLEEFKGQPQIQKFIEGGTLVEYSAHMVPEIGLEMVPKLYGNGVMVAGDAAGFVVTNGFTFEGMNYALASGKAAGHTAVHAIKNGDVSAKALAAYKDKINESFIGKNLETYRKVYHVLGNPRLRKEYPQIIEEIAKDLFLFDGKPRPKLAKMVKSITGKKVAMWQVIRDGFDIWRYM, from the coding sequence ATGGTAAAGCATTTCGATGTTATTGTAGTTGGTGCTGGATTAGCGGGTAGTGCTGCAGCGTTGACAATGTCTCGTTCGGGTTTAAATGTATGTTTAATTGAACGGGCTACAGCCCCTGGAGAGAAGAATGTAACTGGCGGCGTGTTATATGGAAAAGTACTTGATGATTTGATTCCAGATTGGCAAAATAAAGCTCCCATTGAACGATGGATTGTCAAGAATGGTATCGGAATAGTTACATCTAAATCTTTAACCTTATTTCAATTTGAGACCGAGGACTTTTATAATCCACCTTATAACTCTTGCACCATTAATAGGGCCAATTTTGATCTTTGGTTAGCTCAACAGGCGGAGGAAGCAGGAGCTACATTAGTAACCAATACTTTAGTTGAAGATCTTATTTTTAAGGACGGTTATGTGAAAGGGGTAAAGACACAACGGCCAGATGGTGAGTTGGAAGCAGATATCGTTATCTGTGCTGATGGTGTAAATTCTTTATTAGCTCAAAAAGCTGGTTTGCGCCAAAAAGATATAGCCCCCCATGAAGTTGGGATAGGGATAAAAGAAGTATGGTTATTACCTATCGAAAAAATTAATGAACGTTTTGGGCTTGAGGATAATCAGGGTAGTGCCTATGAATTTATTGGGACCTTTTTAAATGGGGTGCATGGTGGGGCCTTCCTTTATACCAACAAAAAGACTTTATCCTTAGGAATCGTTGTTAATTTAGGTTCATTACAAAAAGCAGCCGTGCAACCTAGTATGCTTTTAGAAGAATTTAAAGGTCAACCCCAAATACAAAAGTTTATAGAAGGCGGAACGTTAGTGGAGTATTCTGCTCATATGGTACCGGAGATTGGTTTAGAAATGGTGCCTAAATTATACGGTAATGGCGTTATGGTAGCAGGGGATGCTGCAGGTTTTGTTGTAACTAATGGCTTTACTTTTGAAGGGATGAATTATGCTCTTGCCTCTGGTAAAGCTGCAGGCCATACTGCTGTACACGCTATTAAGAACGGTGACGTATCAGCAAAGGCTTTGGCAGCATACAAGGATAAAATTAACGAATCATTTATTGGTAAAAACCTTGAAACGTACAGGAAAGTTTACCACGTTTTAGGTAACCCTCGGTTGAGGAAGGAATACCCTCAAATTATTGAAGAAATTGCAAAAGATCTATTTCTCTTTGATGGGAAACCGCGCCCTAAACTAGCAAAGATGGTTAAAAGCATAACGGGAAAAAAGGTAGCAATGTGGCAAGTTATTAGAGATGGTTTTGATATCTGGAGGTACATGTAA
- a CDS encoding ferredoxin family protein: MDILEKLMRVYFISDERPHITVNKSICQSCSSKECLHVCPAQRYTLEAEGVQFIADGCLECGACRISCKSGAITWSYPRGGFGVRFRLG, translated from the coding sequence ATGGATATACTGGAAAAGCTAATGCGTGTATATTTTATTTCAGATGAAAGACCTCATATAACGGTTAATAAATCTATCTGCCAATCATGTTCCAGCAAAGAATGCCTTCATGTTTGTCCAGCCCAACGCTATACTTTAGAAGCTGAAGGTGTTCAATTTATTGCTGATGGTTGTTTGGAATGTGGTGCGTGTCGTATCTCTTGTAAATCAGGAGCCATAACCTGGAGTTATCCTCGAGGTGGCTTTGGTGTTCGTTTCCGTTTAGGATAA